The following coding sequences lie in one Megalodesulfovibrio gigas DSM 1382 = ATCC 19364 genomic window:
- a CDS encoding response regulator encodes MACILVVDDEESIRITFRAFLEREGHTVHVAEGYEQARRFLDHTVPDLLYLDILLRGPSGLELLKHVRERQFSCLVVVITGEPSLESATEALRLGAHDYISKPINRDSLLHSARVTLKHKALQDEKRQLEAEKEWLRLHLEAMFQSISSAVITFDQDMRVIRANAATRTILGLDPDRLPG; translated from the coding sequence ATGGCCTGCATTCTGGTTGTAGACGATGAGGAGTCCATTCGCATCACGTTCCGAGCATTCCTGGAGCGCGAGGGGCACACCGTCCATGTGGCGGAAGGCTATGAGCAGGCGCGACGGTTCCTGGACCACACCGTGCCGGATTTGCTGTATCTGGACATCCTGCTGCGCGGTCCCAGCGGGCTGGAACTGCTCAAGCATGTGCGGGAGCGGCAGTTTTCGTGTCTGGTGGTGGTCATCACCGGGGAACCGTCTCTGGAATCGGCCACCGAAGCCCTGCGGCTGGGCGCGCACGACTACATTTCCAAGCCCATCAACCGGGATTCCCTGCTCCACAGCGCCCGCGTGACCCTGAAGCACAAGGCGCTGCAAGACGAAAAGCGCCAGCTGGAGGCGGAAAAGGAATGGCTCCGCCTGCATCTGGAGGCCATGTTCCAGAGCATTTCCTCCGCAGTCATCACGTTCGATCAGGACATGCGCGTCATTCGCGCCAATGCGGCCACGCGCACCATCCTGGGCCTGGATCCGGATCGCCTGCCCGGGTAG
- the amrA gene encoding AmmeMemoRadiSam system protein A — protein MAFQFTLSDAEKQYLKTIAREAIEAGLKRQPYAPSEPPTATLREHLGAFVTLTLHGELRGCIGHVLGDAPLYTTVAQMARAAAFEDPRFPSLTAREFAVAALEISILSPVTPCPDPEQVEVGRHGLIVNRHGRSGLLLPQVAVDWGWTRDEFLAHTCRKAGLPEHCWRQTGTQLFWFEAVVF, from the coding sequence ATGGCATTCCAATTCACCCTGTCGGATGCGGAAAAGCAATACCTCAAGACCATTGCGCGCGAGGCCATCGAAGCCGGCCTGAAGCGTCAGCCGTATGCGCCGTCCGAACCGCCCACGGCCACGCTGCGTGAACACCTGGGCGCATTCGTCACCCTCACGCTGCACGGGGAATTGCGCGGGTGCATCGGCCATGTGCTCGGCGATGCGCCGCTGTACACCACCGTGGCCCAGATGGCCCGGGCGGCGGCTTTTGAGGATCCGCGGTTCCCGTCCCTCACGGCCCGGGAATTTGCCGTGGCGGCGCTGGAAATCTCCATCCTCTCCCCGGTCACACCGTGCCCGGATCCGGAGCAGGTCGAGGTGGGCCGGCACGGGCTCATCGTCAATCGCCACGGCCGTTCGGGGCTGCTGCTGCCCCAGGTGGCAGTGGACTGGGGCTGGACCCGCGACGAGTTCCTGGCCCACACCTGCCGCAAGGCCGGACTGCCTGAACACTGCTGGCGTCAGACCGGCACGCAGCTGTTCTGGTTCGAGGCCGTGGTGTTTTAA
- the purN gene encoding phosphoribosylglycinamide formyltransferase — protein sequence MLNLAVLVSGSGSNLQAMLDRKAQGLLDVDFRLVLSNKADAYGLERARAAGVPALAIDHRQFPDREAFDAAMVAAIRDHGADTVALAGFMRLLTPTFLNAFPGRVLNIHPALLPSFPGARGQRDAAAYGVTIAGCTVHLVDEQMDHGPIIIQAAVPVPPGADGEALAARILTWEHRIYPQALQWLAQDRLRLDGRHVRIHGPAATPATPGDALVHPPLEPGF from the coding sequence ATGCTCAACCTCGCCGTGCTCGTCTCCGGATCAGGATCCAACCTGCAGGCCATGCTCGACCGCAAGGCGCAGGGGCTGCTGGATGTTGATTTCCGGCTGGTGCTCTCCAACAAGGCGGATGCCTACGGGCTTGAACGGGCGCGCGCTGCCGGCGTGCCCGCCCTGGCCATCGACCATCGCCAGTTCCCGGACCGCGAAGCCTTCGACGCCGCCATGGTCGCCGCCATCAGGGACCATGGTGCAGACACCGTCGCCCTGGCCGGCTTCATGCGTCTGCTGACGCCGACCTTCCTCAACGCCTTCCCCGGCCGCGTGCTGAACATCCACCCTGCCCTGCTCCCCAGCTTCCCCGGCGCCCGCGGCCAGCGAGATGCCGCCGCCTACGGCGTTACCATCGCCGGCTGCACCGTGCATCTGGTGGATGAGCAGATGGACCACGGCCCCATCATCATCCAGGCCGCCGTGCCCGTGCCGCCCGGCGCGGACGGCGAGGCCCTGGCCGCACGCATCCTGACCTGGGAACACCGCATCTACCCCCAGGCCTTGCAGTGGCTGGCCCAGGACCGGCTGCGCCTGGACGGCCGGCACGTGCGCATACACGGCCCCGCTGCCACCCCGGCCACGCCCGGCGACGCCCTGGTGCATCCGCCCCTGGAACCGGGGTTCTAA
- the cobA gene encoding uroporphyrinogen-III C-methyltransferase translates to MLVYLIGAGPGDPGLLTLKGKAVLETADVVVYDYLANQSFLNFCRKDAEIIYVGKKGGDHTLPQDQINQLLVTKAKEGKVIARLKGGDPYVFGRGAEEAQELLAAGVNFEVVPGVTSGVAGLAYAGIPVTHRSYASSVSFITGHEDPTKTTTALHWDALAKSASTLVFFMGMKNLPDIASNLMAAGMSGSTPAALVHWGATCRHRSCVGTLETLPRLAKEQKFTSPSLIVVGEVCKLHDELNFFEKRPLLGKGIVVTRAREQASDLASLLEAQGACVHQFPTIAVTPLTDFTVLDAALDELGSYDWLVFTSINGVEHFWNRLLATGRDARALAGCKVAAIGPATAQGLKDRGIVADFLPERFVAEYVAEGMLASGAAGKKILVPRAKEARELLPDELRKAGCHVDVVPVYETVRADSDAAALLEVLQAGGVQCVTFASSSTVDNFFALVPADEFRRLAPDAKLACIGPVTANTLKKYGFGVDIQPEDYTIPALVQAVVDYCAH, encoded by the coding sequence ATGCTGGTTTATCTCATCGGCGCAGGCCCGGGCGATCCCGGGCTGCTCACCCTCAAGGGCAAGGCCGTGCTGGAAACGGCGGATGTGGTGGTCTACGACTATCTGGCCAACCAGTCCTTTCTGAATTTCTGCCGGAAAGACGCGGAAATCATTTACGTCGGCAAGAAGGGCGGCGACCACACCCTGCCCCAGGACCAGATCAACCAGCTGCTGGTGACAAAGGCCAAGGAAGGCAAGGTCATCGCCCGGCTCAAGGGTGGGGACCCCTACGTCTTTGGTCGCGGTGCGGAAGAAGCGCAGGAGCTGCTGGCCGCGGGCGTGAACTTTGAGGTGGTGCCCGGCGTCACCTCCGGCGTTGCCGGGCTGGCCTATGCCGGCATTCCCGTCACGCATCGCAGCTACGCGTCCTCGGTGAGCTTTATCACCGGGCACGAGGATCCCACCAAGACCACCACGGCCCTGCACTGGGATGCCCTGGCCAAGTCCGCCTCCACCCTGGTCTTTTTCATGGGGATGAAGAACCTGCCGGATATCGCCAGCAATCTCATGGCCGCCGGCATGTCCGGCAGCACCCCGGCCGCCCTGGTGCACTGGGGCGCCACCTGCCGGCATCGCTCCTGCGTGGGCACCCTGGAAACCCTGCCCCGGCTGGCCAAGGAGCAGAAATTCACCTCGCCCTCGCTCATTGTGGTGGGCGAAGTCTGCAAGCTCCATGACGAACTGAACTTCTTCGAAAAGCGTCCCCTGCTGGGCAAGGGCATCGTCGTCACCCGGGCGCGGGAACAGGCCAGCGACCTCGCCAGCCTTCTGGAAGCCCAGGGCGCCTGCGTGCACCAGTTCCCCACCATCGCCGTCACGCCGCTCACGGACTTCACCGTGCTGGACGCAGCCCTGGACGAACTCGGCAGCTACGACTGGCTCGTCTTCACCTCCATCAATGGCGTGGAACATTTCTGGAACCGCCTGCTGGCCACCGGGCGCGATGCCCGGGCCCTGGCCGGCTGCAAGGTGGCGGCCATCGGGCCGGCCACGGCCCAGGGGCTGAAGGATCGCGGCATTGTGGCGGATTTTCTCCCCGAACGCTTCGTGGCCGAGTACGTGGCCGAAGGCATGCTCGCCAGCGGCGCGGCCGGGAAAAAGATCCTTGTCCCCCGGGCCAAGGAAGCCCGCGAACTGCTGCCGGACGAGCTGCGCAAGGCCGGCTGCCATGTGGATGTGGTGCCGGTGTACGAGACCGTGCGCGCGGACTCCGACGCCGCCGCCCTCCTGGAAGTGCTCCAGGCCGGGGGCGTGCAGTGCGTGACCTTTGCCTCCAGCTCCACGGTGGACAACTTCTTCGCCCTGGTGCCGGCAGACGAGTTCCGCCGTCTGGCCCCGGACGCCAAGCTGGCCTGCATCGGTCCGGTGACGGCCAATACGCTGAAAAAATACGGCTTCGGCGTGGATATCCAGCCGGAAGACTACACCATCCCGGCCCTGGTGCAGGCCGTTGTCGATTATTGCGCGCATTAG
- a CDS encoding valine--tRNA ligase, translating to MAAAASSNGQEPVTLPKGYDPKDVESRWSAWWEERGSFIADPDAPGAPYSIVIPPPNVTGSLHMGHALNLTLQDILCRHHRQLGRKVLWVPGMDHAGIATQNVVERMLAKEGVSRHDLGRDAFIERVWQWKEEYGGRILNQIRRMGASVDWSRQRFTLDEGLSRAVREVFVTLYEDGLIYKGKYLVNWCIRCHTALADDEVEFTPKKGVLYQIKYPTPDGTDGLVVATSRPETMLGDTAVCVHPEDERYLHLHGKTVRLPLTDREIPVITDTYVEKDFGTGALKVTPAHDPNDWELGRRHGLEVISVQDDEGFINENAPERFRGLAREQARAKVLAELAELGLLVGQTEYDHNVGVCYRCKSVIEPHVSPQWFVKVKPLAEEALAAVTDGRTSIHPESWTKTYNHWLENIRDWCISRQLWWGHRIPAWTCDGCGEVIVARETPTTCPKCQGSQLVQDEDVLDTWFSSALWPFSTLGWPDNTKDLAAFYPTSVLVTAFDIIFFWVARMMMMGTRFMGQPPFKDVYIHALVRDAEGKKMSKSTGNVIDPLDMIDRFGTDSLRFTFAAFAAMGRDIRLSEERIEGYRHFVNKLWNAARFSLMHLPEAPAMPAHPLHETPGVHHAWLFHRLEELKTQVQEAIAGYYFNEAAQALYSFIWHEFCDWYLEMIKPELSGEDDARKQACRACLWTGLTETLVLLHPIMPFVTQEIWSCLPGVAGEDLSAQPYPERRPQCVNPRAAHAFSLIQESVVAIRAIRGELNISPGLELAVLIQTANEEDAQLYAENAGMLSLLARCKAPALGTQAAPVNAPRASATAVVQGNVIFVPLAGAVDFETEIARLDKELAKLDKEITIVNKKLANEGFRAKAPAEVVAKEKEKVEMMSDKSATLQARRARLVEARDDATHSNATAGGNA from the coding sequence ATGGCCGCAGCCGCCTCGTCCAATGGTCAAGAACCCGTCACGCTTCCGAAGGGATACGATCCCAAGGACGTGGAATCCCGCTGGAGCGCCTGGTGGGAGGAACGTGGTTCCTTCATCGCCGACCCGGACGCCCCCGGAGCGCCCTACTCCATCGTCATCCCGCCACCCAACGTGACGGGATCCTTGCACATGGGGCATGCCCTGAACCTGACCCTGCAGGATATCCTCTGCCGCCACCATCGCCAGCTGGGCCGCAAGGTCCTCTGGGTGCCGGGCATGGACCATGCCGGCATCGCCACCCAGAACGTGGTGGAACGCATGCTGGCCAAGGAAGGCGTCTCCCGGCACGACCTGGGCCGCGATGCCTTCATTGAGCGCGTCTGGCAATGGAAGGAGGAGTACGGCGGACGCATCCTCAACCAGATCAGGCGGATGGGCGCATCCGTGGACTGGAGCCGCCAGCGGTTCACCCTGGATGAAGGCCTCTCCCGCGCCGTGCGCGAAGTTTTCGTCACCCTGTACGAAGACGGCCTCATTTATAAGGGCAAATATCTGGTCAACTGGTGTATCCGCTGCCACACCGCCCTTGCCGACGACGAGGTGGAATTCACCCCCAAGAAGGGCGTGCTGTATCAGATCAAATACCCCACGCCCGACGGCACCGACGGCCTGGTGGTGGCCACCAGCCGGCCCGAAACCATGCTGGGCGACACCGCCGTGTGCGTGCATCCCGAGGATGAACGCTACCTGCACCTGCACGGCAAGACCGTGCGCCTGCCCCTGACCGACCGCGAGATTCCCGTCATCACGGACACCTACGTGGAAAAGGACTTCGGCACCGGGGCCCTCAAGGTCACGCCGGCGCATGATCCCAACGACTGGGAACTCGGCCGCCGTCACGGGCTGGAAGTGATTTCCGTCCAGGACGACGAAGGCTTCATCAACGAAAACGCGCCGGAACGCTTCCGCGGCCTCGCCCGTGAGCAGGCCCGGGCCAAGGTGCTGGCCGAGCTGGCCGAGCTTGGCCTGCTGGTGGGGCAGACGGAGTACGATCACAACGTGGGCGTGTGCTACCGCTGCAAAAGCGTCATCGAGCCCCACGTCTCCCCGCAGTGGTTCGTCAAGGTCAAGCCGCTGGCAGAAGAGGCCCTTGCGGCCGTGACTGACGGCCGGACGTCCATCCATCCGGAATCCTGGACCAAAACCTACAATCACTGGCTGGAGAACATCCGGGATTGGTGCATCTCGCGGCAATTGTGGTGGGGGCATCGCATCCCGGCCTGGACCTGCGACGGCTGCGGCGAGGTGATTGTGGCGCGCGAAACGCCCACCACCTGCCCCAAGTGCCAGGGATCGCAGCTTGTGCAGGACGAAGACGTGCTGGACACCTGGTTCTCCAGCGCCCTGTGGCCCTTCTCCACCCTGGGCTGGCCGGACAACACCAAGGATCTCGCCGCGTTCTATCCAACGTCGGTGCTGGTGACGGCCTTTGACATCATCTTCTTCTGGGTAGCCCGGATGATGATGATGGGCACCCGCTTCATGGGGCAGCCACCCTTCAAGGACGTGTACATCCATGCCCTGGTGCGCGACGCCGAAGGCAAGAAGATGAGCAAATCCACGGGGAACGTCATCGATCCCCTGGACATGATCGACCGCTTCGGCACGGATTCCCTGCGCTTCACCTTTGCCGCCTTCGCCGCCATGGGGCGCGACATCCGGCTTTCGGAAGAACGCATCGAAGGCTACCGCCATTTTGTGAACAAGCTGTGGAATGCCGCGCGCTTCTCCCTCATGCATCTGCCGGAGGCCCCGGCCATGCCCGCGCACCCGCTGCATGAGACGCCCGGCGTACACCATGCCTGGCTGTTCCACCGGCTGGAGGAACTCAAAACCCAGGTGCAGGAAGCCATTGCCGGCTACTACTTCAACGAGGCCGCCCAGGCGCTGTACAGCTTCATCTGGCACGAGTTCTGCGACTGGTACCTGGAAATGATCAAGCCCGAGCTTTCCGGCGAGGACGACGCCCGCAAGCAGGCCTGCCGCGCCTGCCTGTGGACCGGGCTCACGGAAACCCTGGTGCTGCTGCACCCCATCATGCCCTTTGTGACCCAGGAGATCTGGTCCTGCCTGCCGGGCGTGGCCGGGGAGGATCTCTCGGCCCAGCCGTATCCCGAGCGCCGGCCCCAGTGCGTGAACCCGCGGGCAGCGCATGCCTTCTCCCTCATCCAGGAATCCGTGGTCGCCATCCGCGCCATCCGTGGCGAGCTGAACATCAGCCCCGGCCTGGAACTGGCCGTGCTCATCCAGACCGCCAACGAGGAAGACGCCCAGCTGTACGCGGAAAACGCGGGCATGCTCTCCCTGCTGGCCCGCTGCAAGGCCCCGGCCCTTGGCACCCAGGCCGCGCCCGTCAATGCGCCGCGCGCCTCGGCCACGGCCGTGGTGCAGGGCAACGTCATCTTTGTGCCCCTGGCCGGCGCGGTGGATTTTGAGACGGAAATCGCCCGGTTGGACAAGGAATTGGCCAAGCTGGACAAGGAAATCACCATCGTCAACAAGAAGCTGGCCAACGAGGGCTTCCGGGCCAAGGCCCCGGCCGAGGTGGTGGCCAAGGAGAAGGAAAAGGTGGAGATGATGTCCGACAAATCCGCCACCCTTCAGGCCCGCCGCGCCCGGCTGGTGGAAGCACGCGACGACGCCACGCACTCCAACGCAACTGCTGGGGGAAACGCATAA
- the larB gene encoding nickel pincer cofactor biosynthesis protein LarB: protein MDSVFFFTSPRHRGYSATMDQQRALLLLEAVATGQRSPQSVLDELRLGPFKDALHAADGLHLDTHRALRTGHGEVVFAPGKTIPRLLSAMTQLREVGPALATRVDPDQAAALRQAFPDGEWWEDARLFACNSPLPLQHTAGTPDAGTALVVVTAGTSDLPVALEAFGTARFLGLAPALVADVGVAGLHRLTPHLSLLGNARLLIVVAGMEGALPSVLAGLTGRPILAVPTSVGYGASFGGLAALLAMLNCCAPGVAVLNIDNGFGAATMAAKLLG, encoded by the coding sequence GTGGACAGCGTTTTCTTCTTTACCAGCCCCCGGCATCGTGGCTATTCTGCGACGATGGACCAACAACGCGCCCTGTTGCTGCTTGAGGCCGTGGCCACCGGCCAGCGTTCGCCCCAGAGCGTTCTGGACGAACTGCGACTCGGCCCTTTCAAAGACGCCCTGCACGCCGCCGACGGCCTGCACCTGGATACCCACCGCGCCCTGCGCACGGGCCACGGCGAAGTGGTCTTCGCGCCGGGCAAAACCATTCCCCGGCTGCTGAGCGCCATGACGCAACTGCGCGAGGTCGGCCCGGCCCTGGCCACCCGCGTGGACCCCGACCAGGCCGCGGCCCTGCGCCAGGCTTTTCCCGACGGCGAATGGTGGGAAGACGCCCGGCTTTTCGCCTGCAACAGCCCCCTGCCGCTGCAGCACACCGCCGGCACACCCGATGCCGGGACGGCGCTGGTGGTGGTCACCGCCGGCACCTCCGACCTGCCCGTGGCCCTGGAAGCCTTTGGCACGGCGCGGTTTCTGGGACTCGCCCCGGCCCTGGTGGCGGATGTGGGCGTGGCGGGCCTGCATCGCCTCACGCCGCATCTGTCCCTGCTGGGCAACGCCCGGCTGCTCATCGTGGTGGCGGGCATGGAAGGCGCACTGCCCAGCGTGCTGGCCGGCCTCACCGGCCGACCCATCCTGGCCGTGCCCACCTCCGTGGGCTATGGCGCCAGCTTCGGCGGTCTGGCCGCCCTGCTGGCCATGCTCAACTGCTGCGCCCCGGGCGTGGCCGTGCTGAACATCGACAACGGCTTCGGCGCAGCCACCATGGCCGCCAAGCTGCTCGGCTAG
- a CDS encoding sigma-54 dependent transcriptional regulator, producing the protein MSATLLFLAPTATVSALFSTLKEEGLESGMAESLRGALAVIQKRRPALVFSRPRLPGYRVEELLAEAAREEGFPPVIVITDKGSPDEAQRYLELGAQDYWLEPLDAEKIIAATPRTDAPAVAQKKPVHKAHPFDIIGKHSVVSRVLALARQVAPSKATVLISGESGTGKEMFARFLHSMSDRAQGPFVAVNCAALPEHLLESELFGHEKGAFTGAIARKPGKFELAHGGTILLDEISEMDFGLQAKLLRVLQESELDRVGGTESVKVDVRVLATTNRSLQEWVEAGKFRQDLYFRLNVIPLKLPPLRERGEDILLLAHFFVDKFCKQYGLSRLGFSSEATDWLMAYHWPGNVRELQNLMERAVLLAGRGPIVTMHFLLDDDSWTPEEEPAPAAATVSGGADAADEHATLLPVPLSGEALEHMLGGKVIPLQEMERIMIMRGLEQTSGNRTQAAELLGISVRTLRNKLNEYRTMGLDIP; encoded by the coding sequence ATGTCTGCAACGCTGTTGTTTCTGGCTCCGACGGCCACCGTGTCTGCGCTCTTCTCCACGTTGAAGGAAGAAGGGCTGGAGTCCGGCATGGCGGAATCCCTGCGCGGTGCGCTGGCCGTGATTCAAAAGCGTCGCCCGGCGCTGGTGTTCTCGCGGCCGCGGTTGCCGGGGTATCGCGTGGAGGAGCTGCTGGCGGAGGCAGCCCGGGAGGAGGGCTTCCCGCCCGTCATTGTCATCACGGATAAAGGCTCGCCCGACGAAGCCCAGCGCTACCTGGAACTTGGTGCGCAGGACTACTGGCTGGAGCCCCTGGACGCCGAAAAGATCATCGCCGCCACCCCCAGGACCGATGCGCCTGCCGTGGCGCAGAAAAAACCCGTCCACAAGGCACATCCGTTTGACATCATAGGAAAACATTCCGTGGTCTCCCGGGTGCTGGCCCTGGCGCGACAGGTGGCGCCCTCCAAGGCCACGGTGCTCATTTCCGGCGAAAGCGGCACCGGCAAGGAGATGTTCGCCCGGTTTCTGCATTCCATGAGCGACCGGGCCCAGGGGCCATTCGTGGCGGTGAACTGCGCGGCGCTGCCGGAACATCTGCTGGAAAGCGAGCTCTTTGGCCACGAAAAAGGCGCCTTCACCGGCGCCATTGCCCGCAAGCCGGGCAAGTTCGAACTGGCCCACGGCGGCACCATCCTGCTGGATGAAATTTCCGAAATGGATTTTGGCTTGCAAGCCAAGCTGCTGCGAGTGCTGCAGGAAAGCGAGCTGGACCGCGTGGGCGGCACAGAGTCCGTGAAGGTGGATGTGCGCGTGCTGGCCACCACCAACCGCTCCCTGCAGGAGTGGGTGGAAGCCGGCAAGTTCCGCCAGGACTTGTACTTTCGCCTGAACGTCATCCCCCTGAAGCTCCCGCCCCTGCGCGAACGAGGGGAAGACATTCTGCTGCTGGCGCATTTTTTTGTGGACAAATTTTGCAAGCAATACGGCCTGTCGCGGCTGGGATTTTCCAGCGAAGCCACCGACTGGCTCATGGCCTACCACTGGCCGGGCAACGTGCGCGAGCTGCAGAACCTCATGGAACGCGCTGTGCTGCTGGCCGGGCGCGGGCCCATCGTCACCATGCATTTTTTGCTGGATGACGATTCCTGGACCCCCGAAGAGGAGCCCGCCCCGGCAGCTGCGACTGTTTCCGGCGGTGCAGACGCAGCAGACGAGCACGCCACGCTGCTGCCTGTGCCCCTTTCCGGCGAGGCCCTGGAGCACATGCTGGGCGGCAAGGTCATTCCCTTGCAGGAAATGGAACGGATCATGATCATGCGGGGGTTGGAGCAGACCTCCGGCAACCGCACGCAGGCGGCGGAGCTGCTGGGTATCTCCGTGCGGACCCTGCGCAATAAACTCAACGAATACCGCACCATGGGCCTCGATATCCCCTGA
- a CDS encoding pyridoxal phosphate-dependent aminotransferase produces MNSSLLAPAVAEALTRSSWIRKMFEAGAALKAQYGADQVYDFSLGNPDLPPPPGMADALREIAATLDRPMALGYMPNAGYPHVREALAALATAEQGVACTAGDLVVTCGAAGAINSFFRAVLEPGDRVLALAPYFVEYGAYTANHGGVLDTVACKETDFSLDLEAIEAALARGETRALILNSPNNPTGQVYTAEEIQALGELLRAASARQRRPVFLLCDEPYRFLTYDGLAVPSVLPYYEHAVVATSFSKNLSLAGERVGYLLVNPAMAGKQGLLDGVILANRILGYVNAPAIGQLLAARCLPALRESQQVPIYQRRRDCMADVLRQAGVEFFLPKGAFYFFPKAPGGDDLAYVAKLQAQRILAVPGRGFGMPGFVRLAYCVDEAVIEGARSGFLQVSKEG; encoded by the coding sequence GTGAACAGTTCTCTGCTCGCGCCGGCTGTGGCCGAGGCGCTGACCCGCTCCTCATGGATCCGCAAGATGTTCGAAGCCGGCGCGGCCCTCAAGGCCCAATACGGCGCGGATCAGGTCTATGATTTCAGCCTGGGCAATCCGGATCTGCCGCCCCCGCCCGGCATGGCCGATGCCCTGCGAGAGATTGCCGCGACCCTGGACCGCCCCATGGCCCTGGGCTACATGCCCAACGCCGGCTACCCCCACGTGCGCGAGGCCCTGGCCGCCCTGGCCACGGCAGAGCAGGGCGTGGCCTGCACGGCCGGGGATCTGGTGGTCACCTGCGGTGCGGCCGGCGCCATCAACTCCTTTTTCCGGGCCGTGCTGGAACCGGGGGATCGCGTGCTGGCCCTGGCGCCGTATTTTGTGGAATACGGCGCCTATACCGCCAACCATGGCGGGGTGCTGGACACCGTCGCATGCAAGGAAACGGATTTCAGCCTGGATCTGGAGGCCATCGAAGCCGCCCTGGCCCGCGGGGAGACGCGCGCCCTGATCCTCAATTCTCCCAACAACCCCACCGGGCAGGTGTACACGGCCGAAGAAATCCAGGCCCTGGGCGAACTCCTGCGCGCGGCCAGCGCCCGGCAGCGCCGGCCGGTGTTCCTGCTGTGCGACGAACCCTATCGCTTCCTCACCTACGACGGGCTGGCCGTGCCCTCGGTGCTGCCGTATTACGAGCACGCCGTGGTGGCCACCAGCTTTTCCAAGAACCTGTCCCTGGCCGGGGAGCGCGTGGGCTATCTGCTGGTGAACCCGGCCATGGCCGGCAAACAGGGGCTGCTGGACGGTGTGATCCTGGCCAACCGCATCCTGGGCTACGTCAATGCCCCGGCCATCGGCCAGTTGTTGGCGGCCCGGTGCCTGCCGGCACTCAGGGAGTCGCAGCAGGTGCCCATCTATCAGCGCCGGCGCGATTGCATGGCCGACGTGCTGCGCCAGGCCGGGGTGGAATTCTTTCTGCCCAAAGGCGCGTTCTATTTCTTCCCCAAGGCTCCGGGTGGGGACGATCTGGCCTATGTGGCAAAACTGCAGGCGCAACGCATCCTGGCTGTGCCGGGACGCGGATTCGGCATGCCGGGCTTTGTGCGTCTGGCGTATTGCGTGGATGAAGCCGTCATCGAAGGGGCACGCTCCGGGTTTTTGCAAGTCAGCAAGGAAGGATGA
- a CDS encoding pyridoxamine 5'-phosphate oxidase family protein has translation MMNNTSFSLRLVRFLALRYRRKAQARNCTTTASILAAARATMARKKYCLLATYGAEHIGARVLQPFPPGPDFEVWLGTSPRSRKVAQLRNDSRATLVYQDDSKAACVVLVGQVEVVENVMERRQRFMPKWWAFFPDGPRGDDYVLLRFRPERIEIWDASRGITPEPFGLHAAMLIRRDGAWSKE, from the coding sequence ATGATGAACAACACTTCCTTTTCCTTGCGTCTCGTCCGGTTCCTGGCCCTGCGCTATCGTCGCAAGGCCCAGGCTCGCAATTGTACCACCACGGCGTCCATCCTGGCTGCAGCACGCGCGACGATGGCGCGCAAAAAGTACTGCCTGCTGGCTACGTACGGAGCAGAACACATTGGTGCCCGTGTGCTGCAGCCGTTTCCGCCCGGGCCTGACTTCGAGGTGTGGCTTGGCACCAGCCCTCGCTCGCGCAAGGTTGCCCAGCTTCGCAACGATTCACGGGCGACGCTTGTATACCAGGACGACAGCAAGGCCGCGTGCGTGGTGCTGGTGGGGCAGGTCGAAGTGGTCGAGAATGTTATGGAGCGGCGTCAACGGTTTATGCCAAAGTGGTGGGCGTTTTTCCCCGACGGCCCCAGGGGAGATGATTACGTATTGCTTCGATTCCGGCCTGAGCGTATCGAGATTTGGGACGCCTCGCGTGGGATTACGCCCGAACCCTTCGGACTGCACGCGGCAATGCTCATTCGGCGAGATGGCGCCTGGAGCAAGGAGTAA
- a CDS encoding DUF3995 domain-containing protein, producing MMRSWAALGVASAFGALAVLHGYWALGGFWPGRDSESLARMVVGSPPGTRAPGPGPCWCVVMLLLAGMALVSGAAGFLSLPLAPHWIQRGTLLVAIILLLRGLLGLAYSIIRRKADSPFVKLNIILYSPLCLLLSLLLCMAMEH from the coding sequence ATGATGCGCAGTTGGGCGGCCCTGGGCGTTGCAAGTGCCTTTGGCGCCCTGGCGGTGCTCCATGGGTATTGGGCGCTTGGCGGTTTTTGGCCGGGCCGCGACAGTGAGAGCCTTGCCCGGATGGTGGTGGGGAGCCCGCCGGGGACACGAGCTCCCGGCCCCGGACCATGTTGGTGCGTGGTTATGCTGTTGTTGGCTGGCATGGCTCTTGTGTCTGGTGCCGCCGGGTTCCTTTCTCTTCCCCTTGCACCGCACTGGATTCAGCGGGGCACCTTGCTTGTCGCCATCATACTGTTGTTGCGTGGGCTGCTTGGTCTTGCGTATTCAATCATTCGGCGCAAGGCGGACAGTCCTTTTGTCAAGCTCAACATCATCCTCTATTCTCCGCTGTGTCTGCTTCTTTCACTGCTGCTGTGCATGGCGATGGAGCATTGA